The Geotoga petraea genome has a segment encoding these proteins:
- the wecB gene encoding non-hydrolyzing UDP-N-acetylglucosamine 2-epimerase produces MKIAMIFGTRPEAIKMAPLYKQMKKENIEVEIISTGQHKEMLNQVFEIFDIKPDFDLKIMRHDQSLEELSSALINKISPILKQKEYDYIFVHGDTTTTFIASLCGFYSKIPVCHVEAGLRTNDIYYPFPEEMNRKLVGTIAMYHFAPTVLAKDNLLKEGIKEDQILITGNTVVDALNWIIKNKKLEIKNIQKQFGLEDKKYILLTLHRRENQGEVMMKILSGIKKYLSENKEYHLIYPVHLNPNVRKIVKEELQNVERVILTDPLSYIEFVSLMEGSHYIMTDSGGLQEEAPHIGKPVLVLRNETERPEAIRSGVAELVGTDPDKIYKSMKTLNTAKYDDMSESKNPFGDGNASKRITNFIKNKKVNNFLV; encoded by the coding sequence ATGAAAATAGCTATGATATTCGGTACCAGACCTGAGGCAATTAAAATGGCACCTTTGTATAAACAAATGAAAAAAGAGAATATTGAAGTTGAAATAATATCAACAGGCCAGCATAAAGAAATGCTGAATCAAGTTTTCGAAATTTTTGATATAAAACCTGATTTTGATCTCAAAATTATGAGACATGATCAAAGTTTAGAAGAATTATCATCTGCTTTGATAAATAAAATAAGCCCAATATTAAAACAAAAAGAGTATGACTATATTTTTGTTCATGGGGATACAACGACTACTTTTATTGCCAGTCTTTGTGGTTTTTACAGTAAAATTCCAGTTTGCCATGTAGAAGCAGGATTGAGAACCAACGATATTTATTACCCATTCCCTGAAGAAATGAACAGAAAATTAGTTGGAACAATTGCAATGTATCACTTTGCTCCAACGGTTTTAGCAAAAGATAACCTCTTAAAAGAAGGCATTAAAGAAGATCAAATACTTATAACTGGAAATACCGTGGTGGACGCTTTAAATTGGATAATCAAAAATAAAAAATTAGAAATAAAAAATATACAAAAACAGTTTGGCCTGGAAGACAAAAAGTATATTCTTTTAACTCTTCACAGAAGAGAAAATCAGGGCGAAGTAATGATGAAAATATTATCTGGTATAAAAAAATATTTATCCGAAAATAAAGAATACCATTTAATATATCCAGTGCATCTAAACCCTAATGTCAGAAAAATAGTTAAAGAAGAATTGCAAAATGTTGAAAGGGTTATTCTTACAGACCCCCTTTCGTACATCGAATTTGTGTCTTTGATGGAAGGTAGTCATTATATAATGACAGATTCTGGTGGACTACAAGAAGAAGCGCCACATATAGGCAAGCCAGTCTTGGTTTTAAGAAATGAAACAGAAAGACCAGAAGCTATAAGATCAGGAGTTGCTGAATTAGTTGGGACAGATCCAGATAAAATATATAAATCTATGAAAACTCTCAATACAGCTAAATACGACGACATGTCAGAATCAAAAAATCCTTTTGGTGATGGCAATGCTTCAAAACGAATAACAAATTTTATTAAAAATAAAAAGGTTAACAACTTCCTCGTTTAA